The following proteins are encoded in a genomic region of Vibrio spartinae:
- a CDS encoding HAD family hydrolase, with translation MTIKKLIFDLDDTLINHSFAEKRTLIDIFQSNNNSDLSFEEFVTKTKVRSSDLWSHFEQGKLNIDSVLNLRSEYVSQLIHLPFNETHKLYIDCYLNNSHTYSGSDHLLETLRESYSLSLCTNGKEEIQVAKMKKNNMHHFFDSFYYGTEYPFNKPNRYLFEKILRNESLKANEVIMIGDSLKNDILTPQNLGMKTIYIDRNKFFSDGKLKWKNIVQEVEKLA, from the coding sequence ATGACTATTAAAAAATTAATTTTTGACCTAGATGATACCTTAATTAATCATTCATTTGCTGAAAAAAGAACATTAATTGATATATTTCAATCAAATAATAACTCAGACCTATCATTTGAAGAATTTGTAACAAAAACAAAAGTAAGATCAAGTGATCTTTGGTCTCATTTTGAGCAAGGAAAATTAAATATAGATTCAGTTTTGAACCTTCGAAGTGAATACGTAAGTCAATTAATTCATCTCCCATTCAATGAAACTCACAAACTCTATATAGACTGCTATTTAAACAACTCACATACATACTCTGGATCTGATCATTTATTAGAAACACTTAGAGAAAGTTACTCTCTTTCTTTATGCACAAATGGGAAAGAAGAAATTCAAGTTGCAAAGATGAAAAAAAACAATATGCATCATTTTTTCGATTCTTTCTATTATGGAACAGAGTATCCTTTTAATAAACCCAACCGTTATTTATTTGAAAAAATATTAAGGAATGAAAGCCTAAAAGCAAACGAAGTCATCATGATAGGAGATTCATTAAAAAATGACATTTTAACACCTCAAAACTTGGGTATGAAAACGATATATATTGATAGAAATAAGTTCTTTTCAGATGGTAAATTAAAATGGAAAAATATAGTTCAGGAAGTAGAAAAACTTGCTTAA
- a CDS encoding inosine/xanthosine triphosphatase yields the protein MQNNINVLVLSKNIAKNESVKQVFSSIFKDKEIIFHSVEVKSDISKTPINDEEAILGIENRIKNCKTSLNDIEKDYDYLVSMEGLINHYSFGHFVYGWVKIEDLKKSRNAYGCSAKVKIPETIVKRINKDQELSDVIKEMYSEIPQDKINTIGTNGVITNEAFTRVDEFNTALLTSLGYLINEKNHDY from the coding sequence ATGCAGAATAATATAAATGTTTTAGTTCTATCCAAAAATATTGCTAAAAATGAATCGGTAAAACAAGTTTTCTCTTCAATATTCAAGGATAAAGAAATAATCTTTCACTCCGTAGAAGTGAAGTCAGATATATCCAAAACTCCAATTAATGATGAAGAAGCAATATTAGGTATTGAAAATAGAATAAAAAATTGCAAAACATCTTTAAATGACATTGAGAAAGATTATGATTATCTAGTATCGATGGAAGGTTTAATTAATCATTATAGCTTCGGACATTTTGTATATGGATGGGTAAAGATTGAAGATCTTAAAAAAAGCAGAAATGCTTATGGCTGTAGTGCGAAAGTAAAAATTCCTGAAACTATAGTAAAAAGAATAAACAAAGATCAAGAGCTTTCTGATGTAATAAAAGAAATGTATTCTGAAATTCCACAAGATAAAATCAATACCATAGGAACAAATGGTGTTATCACAAATGAAGCATTTACTCGTGTTGACGAGTTTAATACAGCTTTACTCACATCTCTGGGATATCTAATCAACGAAAAAAATCATGACTATTAA
- a CDS encoding thymidylate synthase codes for MNYFYAILIFIINLSVCIMSVSSELNEPQNTKLDIVNINDSSVDGLVKKAVLHIINHGNKVKTRAGDALQCYGVNYILSNPRNRVHSLREGALKYLCNEFIAYFKGSLNADDGLSKASKFWTTLVDENGNINSNYGYYVFYEQVDSYESQLDWVIKMLIKNPDSRRAIININQNYHKSDTKDFPCTIAIMFYIKNNKLYCEVSSRSTDVITGLPYDIGFFSFIHELVYCILKEESYENIILGETIMKTTFTQIYDKTFDKAVDILKMGKPDISCVMPVISNYKSLLNDIYNGTNETNFIQWVTQHAE; via the coding sequence ATGAATTATTTTTATGCTATCCTCATTTTCATCATAAATTTAAGCGTATGTATTATGAGTGTTTCCTCAGAATTAAATGAACCCCAAAATACCAAACTTGACATTGTTAACATCAATGATAGTTCTGTCGATGGCTTAGTAAAGAAAGCTGTACTCCATATCATTAACCATGGTAACAAAGTTAAAACAAGAGCAGGTGATGCGCTTCAATGTTATGGCGTGAACTACATTTTAAGTAACCCAAGAAATAGAGTTCACTCTTTAAGAGAAGGTGCATTAAAATATCTATGCAATGAGTTCATTGCATACTTTAAAGGAAGTCTGAATGCTGATGACGGCTTATCTAAAGCCTCCAAATTTTGGACAACTTTAGTTGACGAGAATGGAAATATTAATTCAAACTATGGATACTATGTTTTTTACGAACAAGTAGATAGTTATGAGAGTCAATTAGATTGGGTTATAAAAATGCTTATCAAAAACCCGGACTCCAGAAGAGCAATTATTAATATCAATCAGAATTATCACAAATCTGATACAAAAGACTTCCCATGTACAATTGCCATCATGTTTTATATAAAAAATAATAAATTATATTGTGAGGTATCTTCAAGAAGTACAGATGTAATCACTGGATTACCTTATGATATAGGTTTTTTCTCATTTATTCATGAGCTTGTGTATTGCATACTAAAAGAAGAAAGTTATGAAAACATAATACTTGGTGAAACGATTATGAAGACAACTTTCACACAAATATATGATAAAACATTTGATAAAGCAGTCGATATATTAAAAATGGGAAAACCAGATATTTCTTGTGTTATGCCAGTCATATCCAATTATAAATCACTATTGAATGACATTTATAACGGTACAAATGAGACTAATTTTATTCAATGGGTAACACAGCATGCAGAATAA
- a CDS encoding PhoH family protein, producing the protein MISRTNTPRVLDTSALVHDPKSLLAYQDDVYICLTVLEELDNLKERREKSVSADARVCIRMLEDLVNGHNAEELQAGIELPSSEIGKRGKLFIAVDTNIEVEESLRHGIGSDADNHIINFAFQLQKKLGRDVSLVSRDINMRLKARTIGVFSEDVPIDNQITDIDLLYSGVQYFEGDLFNRIETDKDFKLSGDCYQFDRHLFNEDVQRNMYWFDDENHIGVVTQVTPTHVITKLLPKKQGRVWGISPKNQRQAIALNQLTDPNYDLNIMLGPAGSGKTFLAVAAALHQVIETKQYKKIVVVRSRDFMDDDPGFLPGDLKEKSLPLMVGITDALVSMHSGEGEDCNVHETVEHIIERANIEFTSMAYFRGRSLDDAVLIIDEAQNMTRAQVKGMLSRGGKNCRTILLGNLSQIDDKFVSAASSGLSAAVNVYKNYEKGSILIFDEVERSSLAEFTETYF; encoded by the coding sequence ATGATATCAAGAACCAACACCCCCCGAGTTTTAGATACTTCAGCATTAGTCCACGACCCGAAAAGTTTACTCGCATATCAAGATGATGTTTATATTTGTTTAACCGTACTCGAAGAACTGGACAATCTAAAAGAACGCAGAGAAAAATCAGTCAGTGCCGATGCTCGCGTCTGTATACGAATGCTCGAAGATTTAGTCAATGGTCATAATGCAGAAGAATTACAAGCAGGAATTGAACTGCCATCGAGTGAAATCGGTAAAAGAGGTAAATTATTCATTGCTGTAGATACCAATATTGAAGTCGAAGAATCCCTTCGTCACGGTATTGGTAGTGATGCGGATAACCATATTATTAATTTCGCATTCCAATTACAGAAAAAGCTCGGCAGAGATGTGTCGTTGGTCAGCCGTGATATCAATATGCGACTGAAAGCTCGGACGATTGGCGTATTCTCCGAAGATGTTCCGATTGATAATCAAATTACCGACATCGACTTACTTTATTCCGGAGTGCAATATTTTGAAGGTGATTTATTTAATCGGATAGAGACGGATAAAGATTTCAAACTATCCGGAGATTGTTATCAATTCGATCGCCATTTATTTAATGAAGACGTTCAAAGAAATATGTACTGGTTTGATGATGAAAATCATATCGGGGTTGTGACACAAGTAACCCCCACACATGTCATCACCAAACTTTTACCGAAAAAACAGGGAAGGGTCTGGGGTATCAGCCCTAAAAATCAAAGGCAAGCCATTGCATTAAATCAGTTAACCGACCCCAATTATGACCTGAATATTATGCTTGGCCCTGCGGGATCAGGAAAAACATTCCTAGCGGTCGCAGCCGCATTACATCAAGTGATCGAAACAAAGCAATATAAAAAAATTGTCGTGGTCAGAAGCCGGGATTTTATGGATGACGATCCGGGCTTTTTACCCGGTGACTTAAAAGAGAAATCTCTCCCGCTCATGGTCGGTATCACTGATGCGCTTGTATCCATGCATTCAGGCGAAGGTGAGGACTGTAATGTCCACGAAACAGTCGAGCACATTATCGAGCGGGCTAATATTGAATTTACCAGTATGGCTTACTTCAGAGGCCGCTCGCTTGACGATGCCGTTTTAATCATAGATGAAGCACAGAATATGACTCGTGCGCAAGTCAAAGGAATGCTGAGCAGAGGCGGAAAAAATTGTAGAACGATATTACTTGGCAATCTGAGTCAGATTGACGATAAGTTTGTGAGTGCCGCATCCAGTGGTTTATCCGCAGCGGTCAATGTTTATAAAAACTATGAAAAAGGTTCTATTCTCATCTTTGATGAAGTAGAAAGAAGCTCACTTGCTGAATTCACAGAAACATACTTCTAA